In Hymenobacter sublimis, a single genomic region encodes these proteins:
- a CDS encoding murein L,D-transpeptidase catalytic domain family protein, with protein MKKLFSYLATLGPPTLWGQLRHYVVPMMLSGVGVSCQSSVGEAVTARLPPAPRVQVPAIIDSARAVLAVGSDSMRLNVLAPLPDLPDSLRRAVQVLHAQLGPAAHDLRLEVLERACVGYLNLRQEGLVRQAGVLTVADMDLPSSKQRLWVLDLAARRVLHHSHVAHGRGSGQLRARRFSNVMKSACTALGFYRTQDSYQGRHGLSRRLRGLDANQNDNALRRYVVLHAADYVSQNYIAQNGQAGYSRGCPALPPEQYKAIIHAVGEGSCLYLSGPGATSKWLNGTGAAQRLAAHGWR; from the coding sequence GTGAAGAAGCTGTTCTCTTACCTCGCTACCCTGGGCCCGCCTACGCTGTGGGGCCAGCTGCGGCACTACGTAGTACCAATGATGCTGAGTGGGGTAGGAGTAAGCTGCCAGTCGTCGGTGGGCGAAGCCGTAACAGCGCGTCTGCCTCCTGCGCCGAGAGTACAAGTTCCAGCAATAATCGATTCAGCCCGGGCGGTTCTGGCCGTAGGATCCGATTCGATGCGGCTGAATGTCTTGGCTCCTTTACCGGACCTGCCCGATTCCTTGCGCCGTGCCGTACAGGTGTTGCACGCTCAGTTGGGCCCCGCAGCCCACGACCTGCGCCTGGAAGTGCTGGAAAGGGCGTGCGTAGGTTACCTCAACCTGCGTCAGGAGGGCTTGGTGCGCCAGGCTGGGGTGCTGACGGTAGCCGACATGGATTTGCCTTCATCCAAGCAGCGCCTGTGGGTTCTGGATCTGGCCGCCCGGCGCGTGCTTCACCACAGCCACGTAGCTCACGGCCGAGGCTCAGGCCAGCTGCGGGCCCGTCGTTTCTCCAACGTTATGAAGTCGGCTTGTACGGCTTTGGGCTTCTACCGCACCCAGGATTCATACCAAGGGCGGCACGGGCTTTCTCGCCGGCTGCGGGGCCTTGACGCCAACCAGAATGATAATGCCCTGCGCCGCTACGTGGTGCTGCACGCCGCCGATTACGTCAGCCAAAACTACATAGCGCAAAATGGGCAGGCGGGCTACAGCCGGGGGTGCCCGGCACTACCCCCGGAACAGTACAAGGCCATTATTCACGCGGTAGGGGAGGGCAGCTGCTTGTACCTGAGTGGGCCGGGAGCTACCTCCAAGTGGCTGAATGGAACCGGTGCCGCGCAACGCCTAGCGGCACACGGATGGAGGTAG
- the hscA gene encoding Fe-S protein assembly chaperone HscA, with protein MAKVAINLSTGSIQQEEIIVGIDLGTTNSLVAYIHPDGRHPVAINDQGRGTIVPSVVHFPGGGDSPIVGTDAKEYLLTEPQNTIYSVKRLLGKSYQDLGQHAQELGYKVIDDNSEGLVKIRVGDTFYSPIELSAEILKELRLRAEHALKTPVNKAVITVPAYFNDSQRQATRDAGRLAGLEVLRIVNEPTAAALAYGIGLSPDEEKTVAVYDLGGGTFDVSILRIQQGIFEVLSTNGDTYLGGDDLDRAIINHWTQQYGLADAVAASGSLQQELRLLAEAAKRYLSQHEDFAVNFNDLVLRLTKAEFNDLIRPLVERTITSCRQALTDAKLTPQALDAVLLVGGSTRVPLVYDAVSEFFQQPANNSLNPDEVVALGAAIQADILGGNRRDVLLLDVTPLTLGIETLGGLMDPIIPRNSKIPTKAGRQYTTSVDGQVNLKISVYQGERDLVKENRKLAEFDLRGIPAMPAGLPKVDVNFILNADGILKVEAIELRSNTRQAVEIKPQYGLTDEQVEQMLMDSMTHAREDIAARMVIEARTVAEQMLYQVERFVAKNGQHLTPEETTQTHAGVEQLKAALTTQDKDTILKAVDELEELTRPFAERVMNISISQAMAGKKIE; from the coding sequence ATGGCCAAAGTTGCAATCAACCTCTCTACCGGGAGTATTCAGCAGGAAGAAATCATCGTCGGCATCGATTTGGGCACAACCAACTCTTTGGTAGCCTACATCCACCCCGATGGTCGCCACCCCGTGGCCATCAACGACCAGGGCCGCGGCACCATTGTGCCGTCGGTAGTGCACTTTCCTGGGGGCGGCGACTCACCCATTGTGGGCACCGATGCTAAAGAATACTTGCTTACGGAGCCGCAAAACACGATTTACTCCGTGAAGCGCCTACTAGGCAAGTCGTACCAGGACCTGGGGCAGCACGCCCAGGAGCTTGGCTACAAGGTTATTGATGATAACTCGGAAGGACTGGTCAAAATCCGGGTAGGCGACACGTTCTACTCCCCCATTGAGTTGTCGGCCGAGATTTTAAAGGAGTTGCGGCTGCGCGCTGAACACGCCCTTAAAACGCCGGTGAACAAGGCCGTTATCACGGTGCCGGCTTACTTCAACGATTCCCAGCGCCAGGCCACCCGCGACGCCGGCCGCTTGGCAGGGCTGGAAGTGTTGCGCATCGTGAATGAGCCCACGGCGGCAGCCCTAGCCTACGGTATCGGCCTCTCACCGGACGAGGAAAAAACCGTGGCCGTGTACGATTTGGGCGGCGGTACCTTCGACGTGAGCATCCTGCGCATCCAGCAGGGCATTTTTGAGGTGCTGAGCACCAACGGCGACACGTACCTAGGCGGCGACGACCTGGACCGCGCCATCATCAACCACTGGACTCAGCAGTATGGGCTGGCCGATGCGGTAGCCGCCAGCGGCTCGCTGCAGCAGGAGTTGCGCTTGCTTGCCGAGGCCGCCAAGCGCTACCTCAGCCAGCACGAGGACTTTGCGGTCAACTTCAACGACCTCGTGCTGCGTCTCACCAAGGCTGAATTCAACGACCTGATTCGGCCCCTGGTGGAGCGCACCATTACCTCCTGCCGCCAGGCCCTCACCGATGCCAAGCTCACGCCCCAGGCCCTGGATGCGGTGCTGCTGGTGGGCGGCTCTACCCGCGTGCCGCTGGTGTACGATGCCGTGTCGGAGTTTTTCCAGCAGCCGGCCAATAACTCGCTGAACCCCGATGAGGTAGTAGCCTTGGGCGCTGCCATTCAGGCTGATATTCTGGGTGGCAACCGTCGCGACGTGCTGCTGCTGGACGTGACCCCGCTTACGTTGGGCATTGAAACCTTGGGTGGCCTGATGGACCCCATTATCCCGCGTAATTCCAAGATTCCGACCAAAGCCGGCCGCCAGTACACTACCTCCGTGGATGGGCAGGTAAACCTGAAGATTTCGGTGTACCAAGGGGAGCGGGACCTAGTTAAGGAAAACCGCAAACTGGCTGAATTTGACTTGCGCGGTATTCCGGCCATGCCCGCCGGCTTGCCTAAGGTCGATGTTAATTTTATTCTGAATGCTGACGGCATCCTGAAAGTGGAGGCCATCGAACTGCGCTCCAACACCCGACAGGCCGTGGAAATCAAGCCGCAGTACGGCCTTACCGACGAGCAGGTAGAGCAGATGCTGATGGATTCCATGACCCACGCCCGCGAAGACATTGCCGCCCGCATGGTCATTGAGGCCCGCACCGTGGCCGAGCAAATGCTGTATCAAGTAGAGCGCTTCGTGGCTAAAAACGGACAACACCTCACTCCGGAAGAAACTACCCAAACCCACGCTGGGGTGGAGCAGTTAAAGGCCGCCCTCACGACCCAGGACAAGGACACGATTCTAAAGGCCGTGGATGAGCTCGAAGAACTTACCCGCCCCTTCGCTGAGCGGGTGATGAACATTTCCATTAGCCAAGCTATGGCTGGCAAAAAAATCGAATAA
- a CDS encoding anhydro-N-acetylmuramic acid kinase — translation MNPYLIRLAQISQQPSRRIIGLMSGTSLDGLDVALCRVQGHGPGTQLELEQFTTVPYSNEVRERIREVFAREQVSLEHLTLLHPWLGRLHAHLVLECLREWHVPASEVDLIASHGQTIYHAPQHQHQRPDFPLNATLQLGDGDHVAVLTGIITLSDFRQKHIAGGGEGAPLAAYGDYLLLSSATEERLLLNLGGIANFTYLPRTGQDASTAFSTDTGPGNTLLDATVRAHRPALAYDEDGRLAAAGHVHLGLLAALLEHPFFSAPVPKTTGPELFSPAYLYRAQQLTATTALGLEDTLATLTECSALGVARAVTQAFGDRPELAVYMSGGGAHNPTLRAALQRHLPGCSLATTQALGMLPDAKEAILFAVLANEAVAGQPVSLGAGRQRVPAVSMGKISLPG, via the coding sequence ATGAATCCCTACCTCATTCGCCTTGCCCAGATTAGCCAACAGCCTAGCCGCCGTATCATCGGCCTAATGTCGGGGACTTCCCTGGATGGGCTGGACGTAGCGCTCTGTCGGGTGCAGGGGCATGGGCCAGGTACTCAACTGGAGCTAGAGCAGTTTACGACGGTGCCGTATTCAAATGAGGTGCGCGAACGAATACGAGAGGTGTTTGCGCGGGAGCAGGTTAGCTTGGAGCACTTGACGCTGCTGCACCCCTGGCTGGGCCGCCTGCACGCCCACCTAGTGCTAGAATGCCTACGGGAATGGCACGTGCCCGCGAGTGAAGTGGACTTGATAGCCAGCCATGGCCAAACTATCTACCACGCTCCCCAACACCAGCACCAACGCCCCGACTTTCCGCTAAACGCCACCTTGCAGCTAGGTGACGGCGACCATGTAGCCGTGCTGACGGGCATTATCACGCTCAGCGACTTTCGGCAGAAGCATATTGCCGGTGGTGGGGAAGGTGCCCCGCTGGCAGCTTACGGAGACTACTTGCTGCTGAGCAGTGCCACTGAGGAACGGCTGTTACTAAACCTGGGCGGCATTGCAAACTTCACCTACCTGCCCCGCACTGGTCAGGATGCCAGCACAGCATTCAGCACTGATACTGGCCCCGGCAATACCCTACTCGATGCCACCGTGCGGGCCCATCGGCCAGCTCTGGCTTACGACGAGGATGGGCGCCTGGCCGCTGCTGGGCACGTGCACTTAGGTCTGCTGGCCGCGTTGCTAGAGCATCCTTTTTTCTCGGCTCCGGTACCTAAAACCACGGGCCCGGAGCTTTTCAGCCCCGCCTACTTGTACCGGGCCCAACAGCTTACTGCTACCACTGCCCTAGGCTTGGAAGACACACTGGCGACTCTCACGGAATGTAGTGCGCTGGGAGTAGCGCGCGCGGTTACGCAGGCGTTCGGAGACCGGCCAGAACTAGCGGTGTATATGAGCGGCGGCGGGGCGCATAACCCTACCTTGCGGGCTGCCTTGCAGCGGCACTTGCCGGGCTGTAGTTTAGCTACCACCCAGGCGCTGGGCATGTTGCCAGATGCCAAGGAAGCTATTCTGTTTGCGGTGCTGGCCAATGAGGCTGTAGCTGGCCAGCCCGTAAGCCTAGGGGCGGGCCGGCAGCGGGTACCGGCCGTTAGTATGGGGAAGATTTCGCTACCAGGGTAA
- a CDS encoding FtsB family cell division protein → MGFSDILERVPRFLRSFYFLAGLSFLVWMFLFDANDFLKQYDMYAKWQELQNDKEYYLREIDKVKKDRAELLSSPELLEKFAREKYIMKRPGEDVFVLVPQAKEPE, encoded by the coding sequence ATGGGCTTCTCTGATATTCTTGAGCGTGTGCCGCGCTTTCTGCGCAGCTTTTACTTTCTGGCGGGCCTGAGCTTCCTGGTCTGGATGTTTCTATTCGATGCCAACGACTTCCTGAAGCAGTACGATATGTACGCCAAGTGGCAGGAGCTGCAGAACGACAAGGAGTACTACCTGCGGGAAATTGATAAGGTGAAGAAAGACCGGGCCGAGCTGCTCAGCAGCCCGGAGCTGCTGGAGAAATTTGCCCGCGAGAAATACATTATGAAGCGTCCGGGCGAGGATGTATTTGTACTGGTTCCGCAGGCCAAGGAGCCGGAATAG
- a CDS encoding CARDB domain-containing protein — MMQLYSRFLQGLTGRRLGLLALLLWWGQLAASAQTYLMPASGSASYTTCSGTLYDDGGPNGVYSAYANGTVTLTPAVAGNKIKLEFSSMMVESSYDRLTIYDGASTAAPVIGIFDYNPGTVYATTSNGSLTLRFTSDSYGQYGGFAANVSCVTTVPQADLAVQAAAVQPLAAVAGGNLQLSCSVYNLAAASAVSSTVGYYLSTDATLDAADVLLSSSQGGPLPSNQSSYRTASATLSSNIMPGNYYVLFAADHLNTVSESNEANNVAAVSLNILPPSVDLLIQQAAINNTTTSPGSVLNLSCTIQNQGNTIASNSSVGFYLSSNTTLDAADQLLTSSFGSQLSPNYPQYRSSSTNLPANTQPGNYYILFVADYQSVVTESNETNNVSAVALTVVPPSLDLVVNQAQLSQTTPVAGAYINYSSNVYNQGNTAAQTSGQGVYLSTDAVWSANDVSLTSNQVPGLGGSQGYSIYGAFTLPSPLAAGTYYVLFVADYLNQVTETNEANNVRAVALQVVVPTIDLTIQQPYLGNSNVAPGNTFTVSSYITNTGNAVATNATVGYYLSSNTVLDASDVLIGNSPGSSLSGNASSNRYGSLTVPANTAVGTYYLLFVADYLSQETETNETNNVASAILRVVPAGVDLIVSQTSMSRTTGAPGTGVNVYSTVVNQGTTAASTSSVGFYLSTDAVFNTTDVLLGSATGGYLPANDYSGRSSFLTIPATTAAGNYYILFVADHLSQETETIETNNVASVSFIVTAPFSGIVVPQFGTNSITACSGTIYDNGGTGNYVNNSNGALTILPGTTGGRVQLTFSYLNLETCCDRLIVYDGPNTSSPMLGYYSSNPGTVVASPSINNNTGALTVAFLSDGSYTSDGFEATISCVGGTTGPVDLVPQQPTATPTAATAGGTVVMSTVVNNTGTGVAGSSAVGYYLSTDNSFSTNDVSLGATGGVSISGGQSATRGLSVTIPASTATGQYYVLHVVDPLNAVAETNETNNVTSSAVSVGAARPDLVILQPALQSASIVAGNNLGISCLLANQGSAAATASTTGYYLSTDNVLSSNDVLLGTAAAGGMVAGSATPSLALVLIPAGTATGSYHVLFVADQASAVTEASETNNVVSQPLSVTIVQGTPDEQLQGFTLQVYPNPVGTEAQLRVKLTGTPNGKTAQATLINSIGQEVARRDVPLTGALAPVSFDTRPLSPGVYLLRLSGAGLHATRRIVIE, encoded by the coding sequence ATGATGCAACTCTATTCTCGTTTTCTGCAGGGCCTAACGGGTCGGCGCCTTGGCTTGCTGGCGCTCCTGCTCTGGTGGGGACAACTGGCGGCCTCGGCCCAAACCTACCTGATGCCGGCTAGTGGCTCCGCCAGCTATACTACCTGCAGTGGTACCTTATATGATGATGGTGGCCCCAACGGGGTGTACTCCGCGTACGCCAACGGCACAGTAACCCTAACGCCGGCCGTGGCAGGTAACAAAATCAAGCTGGAATTTTCCTCCATGATGGTGGAGTCGAGCTACGACCGACTCACGATTTACGATGGTGCCAGCACGGCTGCTCCCGTTATTGGCATCTTCGATTACAACCCAGGCACAGTATACGCTACTACTAGCAACGGCTCGCTTACGCTTCGCTTTACCAGTGACAGTTACGGGCAGTACGGCGGTTTTGCGGCCAACGTATCGTGCGTGACGACTGTGCCGCAGGCCGATTTGGCAGTGCAGGCCGCTGCGGTGCAGCCCCTGGCAGCCGTGGCTGGTGGCAACCTGCAACTGAGCTGCTCAGTGTATAACCTAGCCGCGGCTTCCGCTGTGAGTAGCACGGTGGGCTATTACCTTTCCACGGATGCTACCCTGGACGCGGCCGATGTGTTGCTGAGTAGTTCTCAAGGTGGGCCGCTGCCTTCCAACCAAAGCTCCTACCGGACGGCTTCGGCTACCTTGTCCAGCAACATCATGCCCGGCAACTACTACGTGCTTTTCGCGGCCGACCATTTAAATACGGTATCAGAGAGCAACGAGGCCAACAACGTAGCAGCTGTTTCGCTGAATATTTTGCCGCCTTCCGTGGACCTACTAATTCAGCAAGCAGCCATAAATAACACAACCACGTCGCCTGGCAGCGTGCTAAACCTTTCCTGCACCATTCAAAATCAGGGCAATACTATTGCGTCTAACAGCAGCGTAGGCTTTTACTTGTCCAGCAACACTACCCTAGATGCTGCCGACCAGCTGTTGACTTCTTCCTTCGGTAGCCAGCTTTCCCCTAACTACCCTCAGTACCGGAGCTCTTCCACGAACCTGCCCGCCAATACCCAGCCGGGTAATTACTACATCCTGTTCGTGGCTGATTACCAGAGCGTAGTTACGGAAAGCAACGAAACCAACAACGTATCGGCGGTTGCCCTTACGGTGGTGCCGCCCAGCCTGGATTTGGTTGTTAACCAAGCCCAGTTGAGCCAAACCACTCCAGTAGCTGGCGCCTACATCAACTACAGCTCCAACGTGTACAACCAGGGCAATACCGCGGCGCAGACTTCGGGCCAGGGGGTATACTTGTCGACGGATGCCGTGTGGAGCGCTAATGACGTGTCGCTGACCAGCAACCAGGTGCCCGGATTAGGGGGTAGCCAAGGATATTCGATATACGGGGCCTTCACGCTTCCCTCGCCGCTGGCTGCGGGCACCTACTACGTGCTGTTCGTGGCCGATTACCTCAACCAGGTAACGGAGACCAACGAAGCCAATAACGTGCGGGCCGTGGCCCTGCAGGTAGTCGTGCCTACTATCGACTTGACTATACAGCAGCCTTACCTGGGTAATTCCAACGTAGCGCCCGGCAACACGTTCACGGTGAGCAGCTACATAACGAACACCGGCAACGCGGTAGCTACCAATGCTACGGTTGGCTACTACCTGTCCAGCAACACTGTACTCGACGCCAGTGACGTCCTGATCGGGAACAGCCCGGGCAGCAGCCTGAGCGGCAATGCATCCAGCAACCGGTACGGCTCACTTACCGTGCCCGCTAACACGGCTGTGGGTACCTACTACCTGCTGTTCGTGGCCGATTACCTGAGTCAGGAAACAGAAACCAACGAAACCAACAACGTGGCCTCCGCTATTCTGCGCGTGGTGCCGGCCGGGGTCGACTTAATTGTCAGCCAGACCTCGATGTCGCGGACTACCGGGGCGCCGGGCACGGGAGTAAACGTTTACTCCACCGTCGTTAACCAGGGCACCACAGCGGCCAGCACCAGCAGCGTCGGCTTTTATCTGTCGACGGACGCCGTATTCAACACCACCGATGTGCTGCTGGGCTCCGCTACGGGCGGATATCTGCCGGCTAATGACTACTCTGGCCGCTCCAGCTTCCTGACTATTCCGGCAACTACCGCGGCGGGCAACTACTACATCTTGTTCGTGGCCGACCACCTAAGCCAGGAAACAGAAACCATTGAAACCAACAACGTAGCCTCAGTGAGTTTCATAGTCACGGCGCCTTTCAGCGGAATAGTCGTACCACAATTCGGCACGAATAGCATAACTGCCTGCAGCGGAACCATCTATGACAACGGGGGCACGGGTAACTACGTCAATAACTCCAACGGCGCCCTGACCATCCTCCCGGGTACTACCGGCGGGCGGGTGCAGCTCACATTCAGCTACCTGAACCTGGAAACCTGCTGCGACCGGCTGATTGTGTACGATGGCCCCAACACTAGCTCACCCATGCTGGGCTACTACAGCAGCAACCCCGGTACCGTGGTAGCCTCTCCCTCCATTAACAACAACACCGGTGCCTTGACTGTTGCCTTCCTCAGCGACGGAAGCTACACCTCGGATGGCTTCGAGGCTACCATATCGTGCGTGGGCGGCACTACCGGCCCCGTTGATTTGGTACCGCAGCAGCCTACCGCAACGCCTACGGCGGCCACTGCCGGCGGCACCGTTGTGATGAGCACCGTAGTAAACAACACGGGTACCGGCGTGGCCGGCAGCAGCGCCGTGGGGTACTACCTCTCCACTGACAACTCTTTCAGCACTAATGATGTATCGTTGGGGGCTACCGGTGGTGTTTCCATCAGCGGTGGGCAAAGCGCCACGCGCGGGTTGTCGGTAACCATTCCGGCTAGCACCGCTACCGGACAGTACTACGTGCTACACGTGGTAGACCCGCTAAATGCCGTAGCGGAAACCAACGAAACCAACAACGTAACCAGTTCCGCCGTGAGCGTGGGCGCGGCCCGCCCCGACTTGGTCATTCTGCAGCCGGCTCTGCAAAGCGCCAGCATTGTGGCCGGCAACAACCTGGGCATTAGCTGCCTGCTGGCTAATCAGGGCTCCGCTGCCGCTACGGCTAGCACGACGGGTTACTACTTATCAACGGACAATGTACTGAGCAGCAACGACGTGCTGTTGGGTACGGCAGCGGCCGGCGGCATGGTAGCGGGTAGTGCTACCCCTTCCTTGGCGCTGGTACTTATTCCGGCCGGCACCGCAACGGGTAGCTACCACGTGCTCTTCGTGGCCGACCAGGCCTCGGCTGTAACTGAGGCCAGCGAAACCAATAACGTAGTTTCTCAGCCCCTGAGCGTCACCATTGTGCAGGGCACTCCCGACGAGCAGCTGCAGGGCTTTACGCTCCAGGTATATCCTAACCCGGTGGGAACAGAGGCGCAGCTGCGCGTTAAGTTGACCGGTACGCCAAACGGCAAAACTGCCCAGGCCACGCTGATTAACTCTATCGGCCAGGAAGTAGCCCGGCGCGACGTACCGCTGACCGGAGCCTTAGCGCCAGTTAGCTTCGATACCCGCCCGCTAAGCCCGGGAGTGTACCTGTTGCGCTTGAGCGGAGCTGGCCTGCACGCCACCCGTCGAATCGTGATAGAGTAG
- the eno gene encoding phosphopyruvate hydratase, protein MSIITEIHARQIFDSRGNPTVEVDVTTENGTVGRAAVPSGASTGKHEAVELRDNDESKYMGKGVLQAVENVNSKIAEELIGFSVFEQGLLDKIMLELDGTPNKANLGANAILGASLAIARAAASEAGMPLYRYVGGVNATTLPVPMMNILNGGSHADNSIDFQEFMIMPVGAPSFSEALRWGTEIFHHLKSVLKKQGLSTNVGDEGGFAPNIKSNEDAIKVVLQAIETAGYKPGDDVMIALDAAASEFYSDGHYHFKKSTGDKLTSSEMVAYWTDWTKKYPIISIEDGMDEDDWTGWKNLTDSIGSTTQLVGDDLFVTNVNRLQRGIDEKIANAILIKVNQIGTLSETIDAINLGRRHGYKSIMSHRSGETEDNTISDLAVALNTGQIKTGSASRSDRMAKYNQLLRIEEELGETAYFPGRKM, encoded by the coding sequence ATGAGCATTATCACCGAAATTCACGCTCGTCAGATTTTTGACTCTCGCGGCAACCCGACTGTTGAGGTGGATGTAACCACCGAGAACGGTACCGTAGGCCGTGCCGCTGTGCCTTCGGGTGCTTCGACTGGTAAGCACGAAGCCGTAGAACTGCGCGACAACGACGAGTCGAAGTACATGGGCAAGGGCGTGCTGCAAGCGGTGGAAAACGTGAACAGCAAAATTGCCGAAGAGCTGATCGGCTTCTCGGTATTCGAGCAGGGCTTGCTTGACAAGATTATGCTGGAGCTGGACGGTACGCCAAACAAGGCGAATTTGGGCGCCAACGCTATACTTGGCGCCTCGCTGGCTATTGCCCGTGCGGCGGCTTCTGAGGCTGGCATGCCGCTGTATCGGTACGTAGGCGGGGTAAACGCTACCACGCTGCCCGTCCCGATGATGAACATCCTGAATGGAGGCTCACACGCCGACAACAGCATCGATTTCCAGGAGTTTATGATTATGCCGGTGGGTGCTCCTTCCTTCTCGGAGGCACTGCGTTGGGGCACTGAAATCTTCCACCACCTGAAAAGCGTGCTGAAAAAGCAGGGCTTGAGCACGAACGTAGGCGATGAAGGTGGTTTTGCACCGAACATTAAGTCGAACGAGGATGCCATAAAAGTGGTGTTGCAAGCCATCGAAACGGCTGGCTACAAGCCCGGCGATGATGTGATGATTGCTCTGGACGCCGCCGCCTCAGAGTTCTACTCCGACGGGCATTACCACTTCAAGAAAAGCACCGGCGACAAGCTGACGTCTTCGGAGATGGTAGCGTACTGGACCGATTGGACCAAGAAGTACCCCATCATCAGCATTGAAGATGGCATGGATGAGGACGACTGGACGGGCTGGAAAAACCTGACCGACAGCATCGGCTCGACTACCCAACTGGTCGGCGATGACCTGTTCGTGACCAACGTAAACCGCCTGCAGCGTGGTATTGATGAGAAGATTGCCAATGCCATCCTCATCAAGGTAAACCAGATTGGTACGCTTTCTGAAACGATTGACGCCATCAACCTGGGCCGCCGCCACGGCTACAAGAGCATCATGTCGCACCGTTCGGGTGAAACCGAAGACAACACGATTTCTGACCTAGCTGTGGCGTTGAATACGGGCCAAATCAAAACGGGCTCGGCCTCGCGCTCCGACCGGATGGCGAAATACAACCAACTGTTGCGCATTGAGGAAGAGTTGGGCGAAACGGCCTACTTCCCTGGCCGGAAGATGTAA
- the rplQ gene encoding 50S ribosomal protein L17, whose translation MRHGKTINHLGRTASHRNAMLSNMASSLILHKRITTTVAKAKALRKFVEPLLTKSKNDTTHSRRLVFSVLENKETLKELFGTVASKIATRPGGYTRIIKLSDVRLGDNAEMCIIELVDFNETLLEAKTAGEAKAAAPTTRRSRSKKKADAPAAGEAVAPAAVVETAAPADTATTTVQEGETRDEAKADEEAAS comes from the coding sequence ATGCGTCACGGTAAAACCATCAACCACCTCGGCCGCACGGCCTCGCACCGCAATGCCATGCTTTCGAACATGGCCTCGTCGCTGATCCTGCACAAGCGTATCACGACTACGGTTGCCAAAGCCAAAGCACTGCGCAAGTTTGTAGAGCCTCTGCTCACCAAGTCGAAAAATGACACCACGCACTCACGTCGTCTGGTGTTCTCGGTTCTGGAGAACAAGGAGACTTTGAAGGAGCTGTTCGGCACAGTCGCTTCTAAAATTGCTACCCGCCCCGGTGGTTACACCCGCATCATTAAGCTGAGCGACGTACGTCTGGGTGACAACGCTGAGATGTGCATCATCGAGTTGGTTGACTTCAATGAGACTCTGCTGGAAGCTAAGACTGCTGGCGAAGCCAAAGCTGCTGCTCCCACTACCCGTCGTTCGCGCAGCAAGAAAAAAGCTGACGCTCCTGCCGCTGGGGAAGCCGTTGCTCCCGCTGCCGTAGTTGAAACGGCTGCTCCTGCTGACACTGCTACCACCACGGTTCAGGAAGGCGAGACCCGCGACGAGGCCAAAGCTGACGAGGAAGCTGCTTCGTAA
- a CDS encoding DNA-directed RNA polymerase subunit alpha → MSILAFQMPEKVVMEKSDDFYGTFEFKPLEKGYGVTIGNALRRILLSSLEGYAITSVRTNSVLHEFMTIEGVIEDMSEIILNLKQVRFKKVSDAIEDKITVRVKGQDTFSAGDINKFTNGFQVLNPDLVICNVDPSVELEFEFTIQKGRGYVPAEENKPADQVFGQIAIDAIFTPIKNVKYSIENTRVEQKTDYEKLLIEIHTDGSIHPEDALKGAANILIQHFMLFSDSTMTFETAKAEEEETVDEETLHMRKVLKTPLADMDLSVRAYNCLKAADIKTLGDLVQLDMADMMKFRNFGKKSLTELENLVEEKGLTFGMDLGKYKLDEE, encoded by the coding sequence ATGTCAATCTTAGCTTTTCAAATGCCGGAGAAGGTAGTAATGGAGAAATCCGACGACTTCTACGGAACGTTTGAATTCAAACCGCTGGAGAAAGGCTACGGCGTCACGATCGGCAACGCTCTGCGCCGCATCCTGCTGTCGTCGCTGGAGGGCTATGCCATCACGTCGGTTCGCACCAACAGCGTACTGCACGAGTTCATGACCATTGAAGGGGTGATTGAGGACATGTCCGAAATCATTCTGAACCTGAAGCAGGTTCGCTTCAAGAAAGTGAGCGACGCCATCGAGGACAAAATCACGGTGCGCGTTAAAGGTCAGGACACGTTCTCGGCTGGTGACATCAACAAGTTCACCAACGGTTTCCAGGTATTGAACCCGGACTTGGTTATCTGCAACGTGGACCCTAGCGTAGAGCTGGAGTTTGAGTTCACAATCCAGAAAGGCCGTGGCTACGTTCCCGCTGAGGAGAACAAGCCCGCTGACCAGGTTTTCGGTCAAATTGCCATTGATGCCATCTTCACGCCCATCAAGAACGTGAAGTATAGCATTGAGAATACCCGTGTTGAGCAGAAGACCGACTACGAGAAGCTCCTCATCGAGATTCACACCGACGGTTCAATTCACCCGGAGGACGCGCTGAAGGGTGCGGCCAACATCCTAATTCAACACTTCATGCTGTTCTCGGACAGCACCATGACCTTCGAAACGGCGAAAGCTGAAGAAGAGGAGACCGTGGACGAGGAGACGCTGCACATGCGCAAAGTTCTGAAGACGCCGCTGGCGGACATGGACCTGAGCGTGCGTGCGTACAACTGCCTAAAGGCCGCCGATATCAAAACCCTCGGCGACCTGGTGCAGCTCGACATGGCCGACATGATGAAGTTCCGCAACTTCGGCAAGAAGTCGCTGACCGAGCTGGAAAACCTCGTTGAGGAAAAGGGCCTGACCTTCGGGATGGACCTGGGCAAGTACAAGCTCGACGAAGAATAG